A single Pseudochaenichthys georgianus chromosome 10, fPseGeo1.2, whole genome shotgun sequence DNA region contains:
- the LOC117454437 gene encoding seipin-like isoform X2 produces the protein MSKNSDMRSGDGEPSARMFGALLGLQDAVVTWMSRARQRVIQGFTVFSIVFLLLWISAFLYGSFYYSYMPMAAFSTPVHYHYRTDCESPASFLCSYPMANISLMRNKKHVLTFGQAYQMSLQLDMPDSPTNQELGMLMIKTTCFSGKGGQVASSARSSMLRYRSELLRSLSTLLFLPAFLTGVSEQKQVLEVELFSDYTDDPYLPSVTAVIEILSNKVQIYSSQLNVHAHFTGIRYLLFNFPLLSALVGVSSNFVFLSLLFVLSYVKLLLKEDWAPVQLRTDGGRNINQEDHSNAAGGTAELVGPRM, from the exons ATGAGTAAAAATAGTGATATGCGTTCAGGAGATGGAGAACCTTCAGCTCGAATGTTTGGGGCGCTGCTGGGGCTCCAGGATGCTGTCGTCACGTGGATGTCACGTGCCCGTCAGAGAGTTATTCAGGGCTTTACTGTGTTCTCCATTGTCTTTCTGCTCCTCTGGATTTCAGCCTTTTTATATGGCAGCTTCTACTACTCTTACATGCCCATGGCGGCCTTTTCCACACCTGTGCACTATCACTACAG GACGGACTGTGAATCTCCTGCCTCTTTTCTATGCTCTTATCCAATGGCCAACATCTCTCTGATGAGGAATAAGAAACAT GTGCTGACATTTGGCCAGGCCTATCAGATGTCTCTGCAGCTGGACATGCCTGATTCTCCGACCAATCAGGAGTTGGGGATGTTAATGATCAAGACTACCTGTTTCTCTGGGAAAGGAGGGCAGGTTGCCTCCTCTGCTCGCTCT AGTATGCTCCGGTACCGCTCAGAGCTGCTGAGGTCTCTGAGCACGCTGCTGTTCCTCCCGGCCTTTCTGACCGGAGTCTCTGAGCAGAAACAAGTGCTGGAAGTGGAGCTCTTCTCAGACTACACGGACGACCCA TATCTCCCATCGGTCACGGCCGTCATTGAGATCCTCTCCAACAAAGTGCAGATCTACTCATCCCAGCTCAACGTACATGCCCACTTCACTGGTATAAG ATATTTGTTGTTCAACTTCCCTCTCCTCTCAGCCCTGGTGGGCGTGTCCAGTAACTTTGTCTTCCTCAGTCTCCTCTTCGTCCTCAGCTATGTGAAGCTGCTGTTGAAAGAGGATTGGGCACCAGTGCAG CTCAGAACAGATGGCGGTCGGAACATCAACCAAGAGGATCACAGCAATGCTGCTGGAG GTACAGCAGAGCTGGTGGGTCCACGAATGTGA
- the LOC117454437 gene encoding seipin-like isoform X3 has protein sequence MPMAAFSTPVHYHYRTDCESPASFLCSYPMANISLMRNKKHVLTFGQAYQMSLQLDMPDSPTNQELGMLMIKTTCFSGKGGQVASSARSARQLLSASSSRFSMLRYRSELLRSLSTLLFLPAFLTGVSEQKQVLEVELFSDYTDDPYLPSVTAVIEILSNKVQIYSSQLNVHAHFTGIRYLLFNFPLLSALVGVSSNFVFLSLLFVLSYVKLLLKEDWAPVQLRTDGGRNINQEDHSNAAGGTAELVGPRM, from the exons ATGCCCATGGCGGCCTTTTCCACACCTGTGCACTATCACTACAG GACGGACTGTGAATCTCCTGCCTCTTTTCTATGCTCTTATCCAATGGCCAACATCTCTCTGATGAGGAATAAGAAACAT GTGCTGACATTTGGCCAGGCCTATCAGATGTCTCTGCAGCTGGACATGCCTGATTCTCCGACCAATCAGGAGTTGGGGATGTTAATGATCAAGACTACCTGTTTCTCTGGGAAAGGAGGGCAGGTTGCCTCCTCTGCTCGCTCT GCAAGACAACTGCTGTCCGCGTCCAGCTCTCGCTTT AGTATGCTCCGGTACCGCTCAGAGCTGCTGAGGTCTCTGAGCACGCTGCTGTTCCTCCCGGCCTTTCTGACCGGAGTCTCTGAGCAGAAACAAGTGCTGGAAGTGGAGCTCTTCTCAGACTACACGGACGACCCA TATCTCCCATCGGTCACGGCCGTCATTGAGATCCTCTCCAACAAAGTGCAGATCTACTCATCCCAGCTCAACGTACATGCCCACTTCACTGGTATAAG ATATTTGTTGTTCAACTTCCCTCTCCTCTCAGCCCTGGTGGGCGTGTCCAGTAACTTTGTCTTCCTCAGTCTCCTCTTCGTCCTCAGCTATGTGAAGCTGCTGTTGAAAGAGGATTGGGCACCAGTGCAG CTCAGAACAGATGGCGGTCGGAACATCAACCAAGAGGATCACAGCAATGCTGCTGGAG GTACAGCAGAGCTGGTGGGTCCACGAATGTGA
- the LOC117454437 gene encoding seipin-like isoform X1, whose translation MSKNSDMRSGDGEPSARMFGALLGLQDAVVTWMSRARQRVIQGFTVFSIVFLLLWISAFLYGSFYYSYMPMAAFSTPVHYHYRTDCESPASFLCSYPMANISLMRNKKHVLTFGQAYQMSLQLDMPDSPTNQELGMLMIKTTCFSGKGGQVASSARSARQLLSASSSRFSMLRYRSELLRSLSTLLFLPAFLTGVSEQKQVLEVELFSDYTDDPYLPSVTAVIEILSNKVQIYSSQLNVHAHFTGIRYLLFNFPLLSALVGVSSNFVFLSLLFVLSYVKLLLKEDWAPVQLRTDGGRNINQEDHSNAAGGTAELVGPRM comes from the exons ATGAGTAAAAATAGTGATATGCGTTCAGGAGATGGAGAACCTTCAGCTCGAATGTTTGGGGCGCTGCTGGGGCTCCAGGATGCTGTCGTCACGTGGATGTCACGTGCCCGTCAGAGAGTTATTCAGGGCTTTACTGTGTTCTCCATTGTCTTTCTGCTCCTCTGGATTTCAGCCTTTTTATATGGCAGCTTCTACTACTCTTACATGCCCATGGCGGCCTTTTCCACACCTGTGCACTATCACTACAG GACGGACTGTGAATCTCCTGCCTCTTTTCTATGCTCTTATCCAATGGCCAACATCTCTCTGATGAGGAATAAGAAACAT GTGCTGACATTTGGCCAGGCCTATCAGATGTCTCTGCAGCTGGACATGCCTGATTCTCCGACCAATCAGGAGTTGGGGATGTTAATGATCAAGACTACCTGTTTCTCTGGGAAAGGAGGGCAGGTTGCCTCCTCTGCTCGCTCT GCAAGACAACTGCTGTCCGCGTCCAGCTCTCGCTTT AGTATGCTCCGGTACCGCTCAGAGCTGCTGAGGTCTCTGAGCACGCTGCTGTTCCTCCCGGCCTTTCTGACCGGAGTCTCTGAGCAGAAACAAGTGCTGGAAGTGGAGCTCTTCTCAGACTACACGGACGACCCA TATCTCCCATCGGTCACGGCCGTCATTGAGATCCTCTCCAACAAAGTGCAGATCTACTCATCCCAGCTCAACGTACATGCCCACTTCACTGGTATAAG ATATTTGTTGTTCAACTTCCCTCTCCTCTCAGCCCTGGTGGGCGTGTCCAGTAACTTTGTCTTCCTCAGTCTCCTCTTCGTCCTCAGCTATGTGAAGCTGCTGTTGAAAGAGGATTGGGCACCAGTGCAG CTCAGAACAGATGGCGGTCGGAACATCAACCAAGAGGATCACAGCAATGCTGCTGGAG GTACAGCAGAGCTGGTGGGTCCACGAATGTGA
- the rnaseh2c gene encoding ribonuclease H2 subunit C, translated as MSCNSSVTRVNVSSVGQAQRVPVHLLPCEIEHNGPAQVSQYLTATTKDCKQEKMVSFRGRGLKGQELSCPQGYTGLVLKETNKPGSDQEDRTVKVSSVFDKLTYWNLETPPNSDDTVVMAMDWPELAEAIHGPVED; from the exons ATGTCCTGTAACAGCAGTGTTACCCGGGTTAACGTGTCCTCTGTGGGCCAGGCGCAGAGGGTCCCAGTCCACCTCCTGCCCTGTGAGATTGAACACAATGGGCCGGCCCAGGTCTCACAATACCTCACTGCCACCACCAAAGACTGCAAACAAG AGAAGATGGTATCATTCAGAGGGCGTGGGTTGAAGGGCCAGGAGCTCAGCTGTCCTCAGGGCTACACTGGCTTAGTGCTGAAAGAGACCAACAAGCCCGGCTCCGACCAAGAG GACAGGACAGTGAAGGTATCATCTGTGTTTGACAAGCTGACCTACTGGAACCTGGAGACGCCACCAAACTCTGACGATACTGTTGTGATGGCAATGGATTGGCCAGAGTTGGCTGAGGCG ATCCACGGGCCAGTAGAAGACTGA
- the zbtb3 gene encoding zinc finger and BTB domain-containing protein 3, producing the protein MEFPQHSQQLLSALCSQRQRGFLCDCTVLVGSSRFLAHRAVLASCSPFFHMFYSDPQGVLGGNSSSSSVTLDSDIVTAAAFGLLLDFVYEGVLQMGESPPVEDILAAASFLHMNEVVRVCKKRLQRRGPLAEADSTRSEEITGARRAIETGREGVGDGGAEPVVAMAGDLLDPVAMAAPYLPVCIMTERRQSVKSESRTGAGSSEARVQTPLSPDIADTTQPGMDASPLAPTRELIIQGLITGRSAQGGHSRSGSGGHGDGSALCSPCSTTETYSNSNNQQPSSSSSSVVPVSQASSRSVVAYSQSGPVFSTSLLQDDHRLACDVSVRKPSEADYRGTSGRGQQMVNLIQTSALTAHNPTHSPTQRTLPQIRIQNTMSLQRQSSDFHLATRTQTLRGSEGNMGASPPTTNERSHPLMGRMRTDNNDGENVNIKVEAIVISDEELEEGAEPVMEVDDEYEEEEELHSPQFLSSHPQGLSQMASHSNDYSFPLSPSSSSSGAGPSSQDTSSFPLVPPSTAQQHSEHPAYFQDFQDTMGNFVEDVPTCGVCGKTFSCTYTLRRHAIVHTRERPYECRYCYRSYTQSGDLYRHIRKAHDNSLPAKRSKADMDPTLPPQPPLPPPLS; encoded by the exons ATGGAGTTCCCCCAGCATTCTCAGCAGCTGCTGTCAGCTCTGTGTTCCCAGCGCCAGCGGGGCTTCCTCTGTGACTGCACCGTCCTGGTGGGCTCATCCCGTTTCCTGGCTCACAGAGCTGTTTTGGCCTCTTGCTCACCTTTCTTCCACATGTTCTACTCAGATCCTCAAGGCGTCCTTGGTggaaacagcagcagcagctctgtcACACTCGACAGCGACATTGTCACGGCTGCTGCATTTGGCTTGCTCTTGGATTTTGTCTATGAAGGCGTTCTACAGATGGGCGAGTCTCCACCAGTGGAGGACATATTGGCAGCTGCAAGCTTTCTGCATATGAATGAGGTTGTAAGAGTCTGCAAGAAACGACTGCAGCGACGGGGTCCTCTGGCTGAGGCTGACAGCACTCGCTCTGAAGAAATCACTGGAGCGAGAAGGGCAATAGAGACAGGGAGAGAGGGTGTGGGGGACGGTGGAGCTGAGCCAGTGGTGGCCATGGCAGGAGATCTCTTGGATCCAGTCGCCATGGCAGCACCATACTTACCAGTGTGTATAATGACAGAGAGGCGTCAATCTGTAAAGTCTGAGAGTAGGACTGGGGCGGGGTCTTCAGAAGCACGAGTTCAGACTCCTCTGAGCCCTGACATCGCTGATACCACACAGCCAGGCATGGATGCATCTCCTCTGGCCCCCACCAGAGAACTGATTATTCAGGGCCTCATAACAGGCCGGTCTGCCCAGGGAGGTCACTCCAGGTCGGGGTCCGGAGGTCATGGTGACGGGTCTGCACTCTGCAGCCCTTGCAGCACCACTGAGACATACAG CAACAGCAATAACCAGCAGCCCTCCTCGTcttcttcctccgtggtgcCAGTGAGCCAGGCTAGCAGTCGGTCAGTGGTTGCTTATTCCCAGTCAGGACCCGTTTTCTCCACCAGCCTCCTACAGGACGATCACCGACTGGCATGTGATGTCTCTGTAAGGAAACCCTCAGAGGCTGACTACAGGGGTACATCAGGCAGAGGACAACAGATGGTCAATTTAATCCAAACATCAGCCCTAACGGCACACAACCCAACACACTCGCCGACACAGCGTACACTCCCCCAAATTCGAATCCAGAACACTATGTCGCTTCAACGCCAAAGCTCGGACTTCCACCTGGCTACTCGGACACAAACCCTTAGAGGATCTGAGGGGAATATGGGAGCTTCACCCCCCACTACAAATGAAAGATCTCACCCTCTTATGGGCAgaatgaggacagacaacaatGATGGAGAGAATGTGAACATAAAAGTGGAGGCCATTGTTATATCTGATGAAGAGTTAGAGGAGGGAGCGGAACCAGTTATGGAAGTAGACGATGAGtatgaggaagaagaggagctgCACAGCCCTCAGTTTCTCTCCTCCCATCCACAGGGCCTCTCACAAATGGCTTCTCATTCAAATGACTACTCCtttcccctctctccctcctcttcctcctcgggTGCCGGCCCTTCCTCACAGGACACTTCCTCCTTCCCCTTGGTTCCTCCATCCACAGCCCAGCAGCATTCGGAGCATCCTGCCTACTTCCAGGACTTCCAGGACACTATGGGGAACTTTGTGGAGGACGTCCCCACATGTGGAGTGTGTGGAAAGACGTTCTCATGTACATACACATTAAGGCGCCACGCCATTGTGCACACACGGGAGCGTCCTTATGAGTGTCGCTACTGCTACCGGAGCTACACACAATCAGGGGACCTGTACAGACACATACGCAAAGCTCACGACAACTCACTGCCAGCCAAACGCAGCAAGGCCGACATGGACCCCACCCTGCCACCACAACCACCACTACCACCACCTCTtagttaa
- the trpt1 gene encoding tRNA 2'-phosphotransferase 1 isoform X1 produces MDSSGSVGGGRKAGRGRRGNRGGEGRDVRLSKSLSYALRHGANKMDLQISSDGFMFVEDLLAHTQFSSYSLEDVERVVATNDKQRFKLHRLEDGRLQIRASQGHSIQVMDLELKPVLAGSPDCPAEAVHGTYLRKWSSIQQQGLSRMRRTHIHLAPGLPGEEGVISGMREDCDLAVYIDVPKALADGIEFFWSDNGVLLTAGDDEGKLVPKYFIRALRLRPTRSIIPLQ; encoded by the exons ATGGACAGTAGTGGAAGTGTAGGAGGTGGAAGAAAAGCAGgcagaggaaggagaggaaatCGTGGGGGAGAG GGCAGAGATGTTCGCCTGTCTAAATCCTTGTCCTATGCTCTTCGCCATGGAGCCAACAAGATGGATCTTCAAATAAGTTCAG ATGGCTTCATGTTTGTGGAGGATCTCCTGGCTCACACGCAGTTCAGCTCATACTCACTGGAAGACGTTGAAAGAGTTGTGGCCACAAATGACAAGCAGCGCTTTAAACTTCATCGGCTGGAGGACGGCCGGCTCCAAATTCGAGCCAGTCAGGGGCATTCAATACAA GTAATGGATTTGGAGCTGAAACCGGTCCTGGCTGGTTCTCCAGACTGCCCTGCTGAGGCAGTTCATGGCACCTACCTCCGCAAGTGGAGCTCCATCCAGCAGCAGGGCCTGAGCCGCATGAGGAGGACACACATCCACCTGGCCCCCGGCCTGCCTGGGGAGGAAGGGGTCATCAGCG GAATGAGGGAAGACTGTGATCTTGCTGTGTATATTGACGTACCCAAAGCTCTTGCTG ACGGTATTGAGTTTTTCTGGTCAGATAACGGTGTGCTGCTGACTGCAGGGGACGATGAGGGAAAACTAGTCCCTAAGTACTTCATCCGTGCCTTAAGACTGAGACCTACAA GGAGTATCATACCACTGCAGTAG
- the trpt1 gene encoding tRNA 2'-phosphotransferase 1 isoform X2: MGRDVRLSKSLSYALRHGANKMDLQISSDGFMFVEDLLAHTQFSSYSLEDVERVVATNDKQRFKLHRLEDGRLQIRASQGHSIQVMDLELKPVLAGSPDCPAEAVHGTYLRKWSSIQQQGLSRMRRTHIHLAPGLPGEEGVISGMREDCDLAVYIDVPKALADGIEFFWSDNGVLLTAGDDEGKLVPKYFIRALRLRPTRSIIPLQ, encoded by the exons ATG GGCAGAGATGTTCGCCTGTCTAAATCCTTGTCCTATGCTCTTCGCCATGGAGCCAACAAGATGGATCTTCAAATAAGTTCAG ATGGCTTCATGTTTGTGGAGGATCTCCTGGCTCACACGCAGTTCAGCTCATACTCACTGGAAGACGTTGAAAGAGTTGTGGCCACAAATGACAAGCAGCGCTTTAAACTTCATCGGCTGGAGGACGGCCGGCTCCAAATTCGAGCCAGTCAGGGGCATTCAATACAA GTAATGGATTTGGAGCTGAAACCGGTCCTGGCTGGTTCTCCAGACTGCCCTGCTGAGGCAGTTCATGGCACCTACCTCCGCAAGTGGAGCTCCATCCAGCAGCAGGGCCTGAGCCGCATGAGGAGGACACACATCCACCTGGCCCCCGGCCTGCCTGGGGAGGAAGGGGTCATCAGCG GAATGAGGGAAGACTGTGATCTTGCTGTGTATATTGACGTACCCAAAGCTCTTGCTG ACGGTATTGAGTTTTTCTGGTCAGATAACGGTGTGCTGCTGACTGCAGGGGACGATGAGGGAAAACTAGTCCCTAAGTACTTCATCCGTGCCTTAAGACTGAGACCTACAA GGAGTATCATACCACTGCAGTAG
- the trpt1 gene encoding tRNA 2'-phosphotransferase 1 isoform X3 produces the protein MDLQISSDGFMFVEDLLAHTQFSSYSLEDVERVVATNDKQRFKLHRLEDGRLQIRASQGHSIQVMDLELKPVLAGSPDCPAEAVHGTYLRKWSSIQQQGLSRMRRTHIHLAPGLPGEEGVISGMREDCDLAVYIDVPKALADGIEFFWSDNGVLLTAGDDEGKLVPKYFIRALRLRPTRSIIPLQ, from the exons ATGGATCTTCAAATAAGTTCAG ATGGCTTCATGTTTGTGGAGGATCTCCTGGCTCACACGCAGTTCAGCTCATACTCACTGGAAGACGTTGAAAGAGTTGTGGCCACAAATGACAAGCAGCGCTTTAAACTTCATCGGCTGGAGGACGGCCGGCTCCAAATTCGAGCCAGTCAGGGGCATTCAATACAA GTAATGGATTTGGAGCTGAAACCGGTCCTGGCTGGTTCTCCAGACTGCCCTGCTGAGGCAGTTCATGGCACCTACCTCCGCAAGTGGAGCTCCATCCAGCAGCAGGGCCTGAGCCGCATGAGGAGGACACACATCCACCTGGCCCCCGGCCTGCCTGGGGAGGAAGGGGTCATCAGCG GAATGAGGGAAGACTGTGATCTTGCTGTGTATATTGACGTACCCAAAGCTCTTGCTG ACGGTATTGAGTTTTTCTGGTCAGATAACGGTGTGCTGCTGACTGCAGGGGACGATGAGGGAAAACTAGTCCCTAAGTACTTCATCCGTGCCTTAAGACTGAGACCTACAA GGAGTATCATACCACTGCAGTAG